The following nucleotide sequence is from Toxoplasma gondii ME49 chromosome IV, whole genome shotgun sequence.
acatatatatatatgtatatgtatatatatatttgtagtAGCGACagtgtgtatatacatctCGGTATACACCCATCTTCGATTATACGTAGCAGCGAACActgagagaagcagctgaagtGTTGCGTGACAgttagatatatatatatatatacatatatatatatatatatacatatatatatatatatatgcattcatATGAGAGAGAGCGACTAAAACTTATCTTTTTCTCCATAATCGATGCATGAACGTCTTGTAAACAGTTCGGATGCAACATAGTTTTTCATGCCTGCGTCTGTGGCACTATCATGATGACAGCCCCCAGGTCATAGTTGCCGCCGCGAGAGTCTGCGCGCGCCTCGGCTTTCTTGGCGCTCTGCCCGAGTCCGCAgggcaggagacagacgcgagcaaaagggagaagagagaacagacacagagagtaagagagagagagaagcaagacggAAGATCTGACCCAGGGGATCTTCCGTGGAGCGGCGTTAGATGCCCTGGACAGAAAACAGCAAAAGAGTTGAAGGCTCCCAGAAGAGCATAGAGAGtaagagagcgagagaaaggcacgtcgtctgaagaagcagcaggaaagcgagagaaacgtgATGCGTCTGCGCAACAAGAGAATCGACTTGGCACCGCGAAAGGAAACTCGGAAACAGGTGGAGGCGAGCTTGTCTGCGGCACAGCGTCTCTGTCCGTTGTTCTTCCAAGACTCGACATAGAAAACGAATCGCGTTTTCGACAGCAGgccagaaaaacgcaaacgtCTCCCAATCTTTCTCCCCGCTGTTGCGTGACCTCTCTGGGCGTTGCGTCGTCTCGAGCGACGGccctgcagagaggagagaacttTGGAAATGCGGAGTGAGCCGCTGCGAGCTGCTTGCCTCGCGCGTACACGGTGGTCGCAAGCCTTCCtcggaaagaaaggagaaagagcaacGGTGTCGCCGAAGCGGCGCGGACCGCGAGCCGCGAGCGACAGCGGTGCAGCGCAGTGTTGAGCTGAGCAGCAGAGGACTGCATGTGCCTCACGGTGGCCGTGAGGAAGaggtgaggaagagagagaaaaacaaccaGAAAACGAAGGGTGAAGTCTGGAAAATCCTAGACATGAAGgggatgcagagaaacgcgagaagggAAACCAGAAAAAACGCCTAACTCCCGAGCGCATCCTTGcacaagcgcatgcaaaggccCCCATAAAGGATCctggaagaaagcgacgctctcacgtttctctctcttgtcttctttcgcagccgccttcgctgcttctctgccttccgtCACCTGTTCTCCCTGCCGGACAATCCCTCCAATCACGATTCGCTTTCTCGCGCGCTCTGCAGGCGAAACGCGACTGGACACCCtccgcctgcatgcgctgaacGTCTCTCTTCACCAGTCTTTCCGGATCTCGCTGCGCGGCCCAGACGAACGGAGACCTCCGTGACGaaggcttttctctcggctttcGCGCCAAGCGACAGGaagggaaggcgacagagaaacgacaacCGACCTGAAACCGTCGAACGCCGTCGACTCCGTCCAGCGCCTGTCGCCCCCGCGAAGCACCGTTCACTGCCCCTCTGCGCAGAGTGCTTGCGCTCGTTTTCATCCGTTAAAAAGTTTGAAAGGATGTGACTTTCTACCGGCATTCACACCGCGAATGCCGCGAACcagttcctcgtctctcgcctccgaaGGCACTCTGGAAGCAGTCTCCGTGCTCGCCTCCTCCCAACGAAACGCTCCTGGTCGAAACGGAGACGCTCGACGAGAAGGTCTgaaagcagaagcagacgaagaagaggaagcagacgaagaagaggaagcagacgaagaagaggaagaaggcgaagaagaggaagacggagctTGCTGATAAAATGGTCTTTTTCGGCCGATACGTAGGAGGACGGTGCTAAGTCGCttggaggaagacgagacggaCGCGTTGGAGGAGCCAGAGGAAAGGTCCCGAGATCCCTTCCGAGATTCGCTGTCTGAGCCGACTTCTTCGGAGACGCCTCTGAGAGACTGCTGTCGCTCTTCAGCCTGCGTACCGGGAGGGGAGACACCGCCACTcgcggatgcatgcagcggagaagaaggctggAGACGACGCGCTTCTccagtctctgtctcggaaGACGCTGAggtcgtctccttttctccactcAGAGGAtacgaagacgaggaagaagagaaagaagaggaagaagtggaagacgaggaagaagagaaagaaaatgaagaTGGAAATGGAATGGTGTTTTCAAGATAGGGAACAGATGGAAGGTGTGGGTCTTTCTGAGAAAGTCCGTCTGAAATTTCACCGgatttttccttcttcttgtgttcgtctttccttccaTCGACGGACTGGATTTCCTGCTTGTCTTCTGGCTCCAAGACAcgacgcgtttcctctcctttgttctccagttcctcctcCACCCCTGTACTCCCGTTCACTGGCTCTGCCGCAAGTGTCGTCTCCGTCGAGTCTGCCCgagtctcctctcgtttctcgaaCGCCTCACCCTCCCCTGCACTGCCCTCCGAGGGTGCTTGCAAATCCTGCTCACCAGTGAACTCCGTTTGCGTCTCACCGCGGCTCTCATCTGGCaagtctgcgtctccgtcgccccCTCCACGCGGCTCTGCGCCCTGCATGTCGATGTCGGAACATTCCGCCTCTGAGTAGGACAGAAAGTCCTCCGACGGACACCCGCCGTCGTCGTCAAGACGGACCTGCGGTACCGGGCAAGTGAGACGCGagttcttcttgtcttctttttcttcgcctcttggGGGGCGCCTCCGCTCCACTCCGCCGCATCTCCCGGCGTCTCTGTGCCCTGTACGACCGCCTTGCGCACTGCTGTTTCCCCGCATGCAGTCCTCCTTCGCAACGCTCTCGTCTGCTGTTCCCTCTGTATCGACACTCCGaccttctcctccgtcgctgtctcgacGGTCCATCCCACCTGGACTCTGAAGGATGACAGCTCGGGTGAAGGAATTCTCTAAGAAACGCATCCAGAAAGCCTCCTGcgccttgcatgcgtcgctcGCGCTGCCTGTGTCCTCGACCTTctcggctgcatgcgcgccgccACCGAGACTCTCTGCACGGCCGTCTGTCGCCTGGGGAGTCCCCGACACCCCCGGCGCGTCCGCACTCGTCCTCGAGCTTCCGGCGAGCTTCGGGCGCGTTGGGCGAGAACCTGCgggccctgtctcctcgctcggcGCCCTCAAGGAGACACTTCGGCGACTGGAGACACGATCGGAAGCCATCCCGGCTCCAgcgcgagacgcgagagccGCTCGCGCGCCCGGTGAAACAgcctggagaggagaggcgaaggacgaggcagcagaggcagGAAGGAGGACCTGGCGGCGCAGGAggtcgagaaggcgaaatGGCGCTTGTTCGAAGACGCGGGGAGAAAGCAACACTcgcagaagctgaagaagagcaagtTTCTCTTTGACAAGCGCCGAGAGaatggagaaggaggagaagaaggtcaCGACCGAGGACGTCGACGCgtggaagaagggagaaaaggcgaacaCGAGCTGCGCAGTTTCGGCGTCCGCtgccctcgtcttctcctctccagcgGTCGCTAAGTGCTTCCCCATcccgagggagagaaacagcgtcTGCTGCGGGATTGTCAAGGAGAAGATCGCCGGCTGCGGTTCGCGACGCTCGCCGCTCGCGCTGGGGCCTTTCCGCAGAGCATCTGGAGCGCCGCGCTGCTGAGGAATCGGAGTCAGAGACTGCTCGCCCCCGACTGAGGTGAAGGAAACGATGCAAGGCTCGAAACTCCTGCCGCTCAGTGCCGCGCCGCCTCCTTGGCGCTGCCGGCGCCGTGCGTTGTCTTCGTAGCTCGCGagtgcagaggagaaggccgCAGCGTCGAGGTCCTCAGAGTCCGGCGGTGCGGCGCCCTGTGGATTCGAGCCTTTCGGCCTCCGCTGCTCTCGAGAGAGCTCTGGAGACAAGTCCGGAGACACGCACGGGATACAGTGTGGTTGTTCCAGGAGCGAGACTTCGCAGCTCGGCAACTTTGCTCGACAGAAGACATGGACAAGCGGCAGCGCCGCAGCGACCTTCTCCCAGTCACGCAGCGCCGCAGGCGCGACGCGGGGGGGCGCTGGGCCTTCTTGCTCCGGAGCTGCGGGAGCGGCGCGACGGCGCGGAATCTCTTCAGCGACGGGGAAAGTAGACACCGGAAGGctctgcggcgtctctgcgtccggCGAGGCGCTCGGCGCCAACACACTCGCGCGCCGCGAACTCGctcgcgaagacgcagaaaacggagaagaggcggcaGAAGCGAACGGAAGGGAACAGGAAGAGTCTCGAGTCTCCAACGAGGACAAGCAGTCGGCGGAAACAGAGTCGAGAAAGTCGGGAGAGAAGTGAGAATGGAACGACTGTTTACGGTTTAGCGAGTCCGCGAgctccggagacagaggcgcgcAAGCTGAAGGTGACACGGTCGCAGCTGACGGCGGCGCGGCCGGCGGAACGCCCCAGGGCGAAGGTCCCTGAACGCATGCGACAATTCGATctgggagagaaacgacacagagacacacgcgcgTTTTGAAAACCTGCTCAGGACGTTCGCATTTGAACTCGGATTTCGTCGTGTATAATGAGCACACATGCTTCAGAGCTTcgaacgcgtctctcttctgcaaaTGCAGGCGTTCTCGCCACTGTCGCTTGCCATTCCTTTCCCGACATGGAACCGAAGAAATGCCCTTTCCTTCCCGAGCCGTTGCCAGCTaggcgaagacgcaagaacacagaaaaaccgaCTCGCAGATCCACCGCGGTAGAAGGCACTCGAGCAGCTCATCCGGCAACCTGAGACGCTctaggaaagaaggaaggaaaaagcaaCAGAGCAAGGCTGGATGTCTTTCGCGCGAACCGCCAGACGCACTCCAGACGTTGGCGGGCAGCCCAACGAACGGGCAaaccgagacgaagagacgaggagaagtACGCCTCGGTTCCCTCTCCATAGGGTGGGGAAACGCACCGCTTCAAATGGATCTGAACAGAGGGACTCGCGAGAGCTCGAGCGTCCGCCCcatcctcctcgtctcttcctttttcgcttctttttccaaGTCTCACCGACGAGAAACTGAAGATCAACGGGTCTGCGAGCCGCCTGGCCATTGTACGCGGTGTACTGCGATAGTAGTGTGCTGTAAAACTCGAGGCGTTCCGACCTAGAACCGAGGAAAGACAAAAACGCACCCGTCCAAATCGGCTGCCCACTCACGGTCTGCACTGCTGCAGAGGGAACTTGCGAAACGATGCCAAGCTCGGAAGACAGAAATCGACCGGAAATCTACTCCTGGGGTGCGCCCccacggagaggaagaggagaggcgaagaaacggCGGCACCCGGAAGTATGAATGCGGAGACAATCGCGCGAgcaggaggaaagaagacaaatgGTCCAGAGTCGCACAAGAAAACTCACGGGGCTCGCGTTTCGAAAGGTCAAGTTCTTCACCAGACAGATACACGCTGTACATACAGACATGCAGTCCGAAGAGTCGAAAGCCGGTGAACTCAGAGGAAGGTCTCTCGGTAAACGGGGAAGTCAAAACGTTTACGAGACtctttcgacttctctcaggggagcagcagagacgccccagagacacacaggcaGTGCGCGGGTGGAATTCCTTGTCAGTCTCCACGACGAAAAACGCGCACAAAGGCAAAgcgtatgcatgcacataaaCATACAGCCACGCTCgcattcacatatatataaagatgtatatatatatatatatatatatgtatatatatatatgtacatatgtatatatatatatatatatatgtatagggAGACGTATGGGTGGATATGCAAGCAGATGCACACCCAGACATACTAGACCCTTTcatatagacagagagacaagcacaGACCAACGTAGACAGATAGAGGTAGGTATAAATAGACACGTATGATAGACATGGCGAGATATGGAAAGACGTATATAAATATTATGATAGATGTACCACTAGATGCAGGAGTATTTACATATGCCTATATATCCTTATACACAAcaattcatatatatatatatatatatgtatatgtatatatatatatatatatatttataatGCGGTATATTTTGGGTTGGAGAGCTTCGTACCTTTCAATGCTTGTTTGTCTGATCCCCAGTTGTTTTCTACATCCGAGAGCAGCGTAAACAAATACGGTGGAGAGCCCCCAAATGTGCTCGTAGAGAAACTGAAGCTGCTGGGAAGTCGCCGCCACGCGGATGTTTTGCCCTTGGaaggagaagtggagaaaaaggggaaCAGTGAGGCGACACTGCGACTGGACGAGCGGGAGAGTGAGGAgtttcgcatgcagccaaATCCACTTTTTCGATATTCTCTGTTGATTTGTCTGCGTGCTCAAGACCGCGCGCTGAAAGGCCTGTCGCAGCTGCGTCCGCGTCCCCGGGGCTCCTGCCCCAacgtctcccttcttctgacgagtctctgcttcgcttgGAGGAAGCAggggaagcagcagaagatcTGCGACGCCGCTCTCGCCACTCTGCCGACGCTGCGACTCTCTAGGACGGTGCGAGGAAACAGTCGCTGAACTCGAACACCCTAGGCCATGCATCCCGAGCGTCAAAaccggagaaggcgaagaagaagaagaaggagcagccGAAGAGACTTCGGAACTGGAGGAAGCTGAGAGCGAGGCGTTTCCAGCGGGAGAGTCCGAAAGTGCGTCATCtaagtgcatgcatttcaAAAGAACATGTCGAGTTCGCGGGAGAAGCTGACCCAGAGCGACGACGGgcatgcttcttctctcgctctcgcgtcCTCCCTGGTGGTCTCCTCTGCCCGCGTCGGAGAAGCACGATCGACCCGGTGCCCGGGAGCCCCAGACGTGGAGAACTTCGcatcggcgcatgcagaaggagacggacagTTCCTCGTAAGTCTGAAGCCGGAGGgcgctgtctgtacactcgaACTCGAGCCACTGCAGCTTGCAGTTGCGCTGTTCCTCCTTCAAACGCTCCTGAAGAAGCGCGCGGTGTACGACAGCCAGTGGCGGCCCGAAGGCTCTCGGCGCGACGCGGATGGAAAGCCGCCGGACCAGCAGGCCGAAGAGGAGGTTCCGCAGGACCGCCGGAATCCAGAACGTCTGTCCCTCAAtcagctgctgcagaaacgaaggcaCCGGAGGCGCCCTGCGCGGCGGCGTCCCGGTGCTCTGACAACAAACGAAAAGAAGCCAGGCGAGCGCAGggggagacgcgacagagtGAGACGGTGACAGAGTGAGACGGTGACAGAGTGAGACGGCGCCAGGGAGAGCTtgagatggagagacagaaaggcaaggcgggacagacagcgaaagcgagatggagagacagaaaggcaaggcgggacagacagcgaaaacgagatggagagacagaaaggcaaggcgggacagacagcgaaagcgagatggagagacagaaaggcaaGGCGGGACAGACAGCAAAAacgagatggagagacagagggagaccgCATGAGGCAGAAGGAGCGCGTGATATTGGTAGAGAGAgtgcacagagacagagagagagtccaaagagagagagagaacatcTGCGAGGTAAAAAGGCGAGTCGACACGACGCAGAGTggcttttcgtctttcgtttctccgcgGTAGTTCCAGTTTTTCCGTGACGTTCCCTCACCTCTTTTTTTGGCTCGAGAGGCGCCCGACGCTCTGCCCGTTTCACAGGCAAGCGGCTGCTTTCTGCGAGAGACAACACGGAGTCTTGTTGCTGGTGCGCCAGCTGCTGCAACTCGTTCAGGTCCACCtgggggagaaacg
It contains:
- a CDS encoding hypothetical protein (encoded by transcript TGME49_211150), with protein sequence MASVAGFFFQSLNKSLVQVLLQKLGTRFLKYVNADLEKAAVGGLMDHVCLENVTLNLSQINSDLVFHHIPLQLTSGSIAKVEINLYLAHSQLHIILSGLHVLALPSLPSSLADAPCSPSSSPSQQPGAASRSAPSSSSRTSAAASAHSPTPFSTTHAERPGGPAAPTAASFVPESEADSVSREIYDNQVEKIRTHIRVCTTRLFQEAVRKHLERLQRLARQLRMQWREKQALGASDEVLSAAIDRHGEEAKKLQAYLQAVAQEEAEGQPFLQWLLRYMPNIKIRFNDVHVHYDDARGVLSHPVRCGVKISRLLLQPQQGAWRFFWPTDEKATGTKSAENAQRENAPAKTGETSNVFLDFPEGERDSAGVAPPTGETSSTNGGSASGASASGAKDLIYGISIEGFGIYWEDACGTAAATAAGVAARAPIPAPTPGTVFPGLDSSSLVRSPQELAEVLSSLSSAGSAAASKVSLSGSSRRPVPARPLPGGSGASVADEKAGSASGRQSEDACPAATATAEIFFRRWLLKPVSFQAQLGLHNASPQSAAAAGGLDVAGGASAAGDPRAGPPARGAATALGSGPRGPEPNAVAASRQVNLKLLGRIEEAGVEVEVDEGMVMGVSVFLERVRHQRRLRDVRLYRPHKRPRCGWRPEREAGEMHASHCMRGSEAKEGTCKLWWAYAFQFVKLLRRERPATGKEPRGARSTQYWGRMEERTAHMKRYMRIAKRYMLEQRMQRLMNSGASGAAAPHPASSFTDSDASPSALPFALTSPPSSLLSLSSPFLGCVSSSLSSTAASSSGLPYTTSEENLADFFSHFWTKRQAQLRRQETRGPERGSSQGPPDVTRSLFQGDAACGVLRMGARPAQAPFALGDEDSDASFIVGIVERRPYWAVAQWHMLAAAELEAAEKALLKTRSVASQKDDQKTVARLLASLDQEQRRLIHTQQKRLLASRMPTDDVSSVSALAQVQLQESEQTQAVRRMQEKVQELLQPLQEAVLNYFDTPSSFVNLAREAVQKLLELRKVEDGPDRESVKRMQDAAETYRATARQLHESRAWSLSRERMLCWAEFYRMYTTAFPLTDCVLVDLNELQQLAHQQQDSVLSLAESSRLPVKRAERRAPLEPKKESTGTPPRRAPPVPSFLQQLIEGQTFWIPAVLRNLLFGLLVRRLSIRVAPRAFGPPLAVVHRALLQERLKEEQRNCKLQWLEFECTDSALRLQTYEELSVSFCMRRCEVLHVWGSRAPGRSCFSDAGRGDHQGGRESERRSMPVVALGQLLPRTRHVLLKCMHLDDALSDSPAGNASLSASSSSEVSSAAPSSSSSPSPVLTLGMHGLGCSSSATVSSHRPRESQRRQSGESGVADLLLLPLLPPSEAETRQKKGDVGAGAPGTRTQLRQAFQRAVLSTQTNQQRISKKWIWLHAKLLTLPLVQSQCRLTVPLFLHFSFQGQNIRVAATSQQLQFLYEHIWGLSTVFVYAALGCRKQLGIRQTSIERSERLEFYSTLLSQYTAYNGQAARRPVDLQFLVDRIVACVQGPSPWGVPPAAPPSAATVSPSACAPLSPELADSLNRKQSFHSHFSPDFLDSVSADCLSSLETRDSSCSLPFASAASSPFSASSRASSRRASVLAPSASPDAETPQSLPVSTFPVAEEIPRRRAAPAAPEQEGPAPPRVAPAALRDWEKVAAALPLVHVFCRAKLPSCEVSLLEQPHCIPCVSPDLSPELSREQRRPKGSNPQGAAPPDSEDLDAAAFSSALASYEDNARRRQRQGGGAALSGRSFEPCIVSFTSVGGEQSLTPIPQQRGAPDALRKGPSASGERREPQPAIFSLTIPQQTLFLSLGMGKHLATAGEEKTRAADAETAQLVFAFSPFFHASTSSVVTFFSSFSILSALVKEKLALLQLLRVLLSPRVFEQAPFRLLDLLRRQVLLPASAASSFASPLQAVSPGARAALASRAGAGMASDRVSSRRSVSLRAPSEETGPAGSRPTRPKLAGSSRTSADAPGVSGTPQATDGRAESLGGGAHAAEKVEDTGSASDACKAQEAFWMRFLENSFTRAVILQSPGGMDRRDSDGGEGRSVDTEGTADESVAKEDCMRGNSSAQGGRTGHRDAGRCGGVERRRPPRGEEKEDKKNSRLTCPVPQVRLDDDGGCPSEDFLSYSEAECSDIDMQGAEPRGGGDGDADLPDESRGETQTEFTGEQDLQAPSEGSAGEGEAFEKREETRADSTETTLAAEPVNGSTGVEEELENKGEETRRVLEPEDKQEIQSVDGRKDEHKKKEKSGEISDGLSQKDPHLPSVPYLENTIPFPSSFSFSSSSSSTSSSSFSSSSSSYPLSGEKETTSASSETETGEARRLQPSSPLHASASGGVSPPGTQAEERQQSLRGVSEEVGSDSESRKGSRDLSSGSSNASVSSSSKRLSTVLLRIGRKRPFYQQAPSSSSSPSSSSSSASSSSSASSSSSASAFRPSRRASPFRPGAFRWEEASTETASRVPSEARDEELVRGIRGVNAGRKSHPFKLFNG